A region of Pongo pygmaeus isolate AG05252 chromosome 15, NHGRI_mPonPyg2-v2.0_pri, whole genome shotgun sequence DNA encodes the following proteins:
- the POLE2 gene encoding DNA polymerase epsilon subunit 2 isoform X5, which produces MKLCIEHVFNIIGAFDIPRFVYNSERKKFLPLLMTNHPAPNLFGTARDKAEMFRERYTILHQRTHRHELFTPPVIGSHPDESGSKFQLKTIETLLGSTTKIGDVIVLGMITQLKEGKFFLEDPTGTVQLDLSKAQFHSGLYTEACFVLAEGWFEDQVFHVNAFGFPPTEPSSTTRAYYGNINFFGGPSNTSVKTSAKLKQLEEENKDAMFVFLSDVWLDQVEVLEKLRIMFAGYSPAPPTCFILCGNFSSAPYGKNQVQALKDSLKTLADIICEYPDIHQSSRFVFVPGPEDPGFGSILPRPPLAESITNEFRQRVPFSVFTTNPCRIQYCTQEIIVFREDLVNKMCRNCVRFPSSNLAIPNHFVKTILSQGHLTPLPLYVCPVYWAYDYALRVYPVPDLLVIADKYDPFIMTNTECLCINPGSFPRSGFSFKVFYPSNKTVEDSKLQGF; this is translated from the exons ATGAAACTATGTAT AGAGCACGTTTTCAATATCATAGGAGCATTTGATATTCCACGCTTTGTGtacaattcagaaagaaaaaagtttcttCC TCTGTTAATGACCAACCACCCTGCACCAAATTTATTTGGAACAGCAAGAGATAAAGCAGAGATGTTTCGTGAGCGATACACCATTTTGCACCAG aggACCCACAGGCATGAATTATTTACTCCTCCGGTGATAGGTTCTCACCCTGATGAAAGCGGAAGCAAATTCCAG cttaaaacaatagaaacctTATTGGGTAGTACAACCAAAATCGGAGATGTGATTGTTCTTGGAATGATAACGCAGTTAAAAGAG ggAAAATTTTTTCTGGAAGATCCTACTGGAACAGTACAACTAGACCTTAGTAAAGCT CAGTTCCATAGTGGTTTATACACAGAGGCATGCTTTGTCTTAGCAGAAG GTTGGTTTGAAGATCAAGTGTTTCATGTCAATGCCTTTGGATTTCCACCCACTGAGCCCTCTAGTACTACTAG GGCATACTatggaaatattaatttttttggagGTCCTTCTAATACATCTGTGAAGACTTCTGCAAAACTAAAACAACTAGAAGAGGAGAATAAAGATgctatgtttgtgtttttatctgATGTTTGGTTGGACCAGGTGGAAGTATTGGAAAAACTTCGCATAATGTTTGCTG GTTATTCACCAGCACCTCCAACCTGCTTTATTCTGTGTGGTAATTTTTCATCTGCACCATATGGAAAAAATCAAGTTCAAGCTTTGAAAG attccCTAAAAACTTTGGCAGATATAATATGTGAATACCCAGATATTCACCAAAG TAGTCGTTTTGTGTTTGTACCTGGTCCAGAGGATCCTGGATTTGGTTCCATCTTACCAAG GCCACCACTTGCTGAAAGCATCACTAATGAATTCAGACAAAGGGTACCATTTTCAGTTTTTACTACTAATCCTTGCAG aattcagtACTGTACACAGGAAATTATTGTCTTCCGTGAAGACTTAGTAAATAAAATGTGCAGAAACTGTGTCCGTTTTCCTAGCAGCAATTTGGCTATTCCTAATCAT TTTGTAAAGACTATCTTATCCCAAGGACATCTGACTCCCCTACCTCTTTATGTCTGCCCAGTGTATTGGGCATATGACTATGCTTTGAGAGTGTATCCTGTGCCCGATCTACTTGTCATTGCAGACAAATATGATCCTTTCATTATGACAAATACTGAATGCCTCTGCATAAACCCT GGCTCTTTTCCAAGAAGTGGATTTTCATTCAAAGTTTTTTATCCTTCTAATAAGACAGTAGAAGATAG